CTTGCTGTTACAAACGAAGCAATCTCTTGCTTCACATTAAGTTAGAGGAGTAGATTGCTTCGCAAGAATTCCTTTGTAAGATACCTCGCAATGACTTTTTCACTAGTTGCAGAATCCATTATGATTCTTTTCCTGTCAAATGAAAAACTATTATCCTTTCTTTCTTGCTCCTTCATATGATCAAGAATCTATCTCCACCTTTCTATATCCATCTTCAAAACTAAAAGAGATACTGATCGTGTTTTCCGGTAAAACATTCTTCGCCAGTTCGGGCCATTCAATGATCGTTAATCCCTGATCGAGGAACTCATGAATCCCAAGTTCCAGCACTTCTTCCTCTGCTTCCAGCCGGTATAGATCAAGATGATAGATAGGGAATTTTCCCGCATATTCATTCATCAGAACATAACTCGGACTGCTGACATTTTCCCTGACTCCCAAAAAAGAACATAGGTGTTTGGTGAAAAAGGTCTTACCTGTGCCCAGCTCCCCGAAAAGAGCGATAATATCACCCTTTTTCAGAGTTGGAGCAATTTCTTCTGCTAATTTTATTGTATCAGTTTCTGATCTTAAAATGATCATTTTTTTCATATTCAATATATTTATGGAAAAAGACTGTCATTACGAGTTCTCTCCTGCTGGCTTCTTGCGAAGTAATCTCTTGCTGTCAACAAAATGAAGATGAGATTTATCCGTCCTGGCAGAGATTGCTTCGTCTGATTCCCTTTGTGAGAAACCTCGCAATGACAATTTCAATAGTTGCAGACCATTTCCCCTCTCTTTTCAAGAGAGGGGTTAGGGGTGAGTTACTTCGGATTACAGATCGAGATGGGCAAGATCATCTCTTCCATTGAAATTCCGCCATGCTGGAATGTGCCGTTGAACTGCTTCTGGTATTGATGGAACATATTGGGATAAACAAAGTAATAATCCTCTTTGGCAAAAACATAATTATCGACAATATTCCTGCTTGGAAGCCCGTATTCCTCCGGATTCTTCATAATGAAAGCATGTTTTTCCTTAAAAGAAAGATTTCTGCCCTGTTTGTAGCGAATCGTGGTAGTTGTATCTTTATCTCCCACGATCTGGCTGGCACGATTGACCCGGATCGAACCATGGTCGGTGGTGATAACCACTGTTGCTCCCTGTTTTTTGATCAATTTCAGAGCATCATATAGATTTGAATGCAGGAACCAGTGTTTGGTGAATGCCCGCAGGGCTGATTCATCAGGAATTGCTTCTTTCAATATCTGGTTTTTGGAACGGTGATGAGCAAGCAGATCGAGGAAATTATAAACGAGTACGACCAACTTTTCATTATGCCAGGATTCGATCTTTCGCAGAACGAAATTTCCTTCATCAATGTTGAATATCTTGATATATTTGCTCTTTTCCAGGTCATAACCCATATCATTCAGATGTGCTTCCAGAAGCTGATGTTCATTGCGGTTACGGCTGTTATCCAGATCTGAAGATTCAGTCCAGTATTCGGGATAATTATTGGCAATATCGTTGGGAAGCAAACCGCTGAAAATGGAATTCCTCGAATACGGAGTTGCAGTCGGAAGAATGGAATAATACAAATCGTTTTTTACATCGAAAA
Above is a genomic segment from Candidatus Cloacimonadota bacterium containing:
- the tsaE gene encoding tRNA (adenosine(37)-N6)-threonylcarbamoyltransferase complex ATPase subunit type 1 TsaE; the encoded protein is MKKMIILRSETDTIKLAEEIAPTLKKGDIIALFGELGTGKTFFTKHLCSFLGVRENVSSPSYVLMNEYAGKFPIYHLDLYRLEAEEEVLELGIHEFLDQGLTIIEWPELAKNVLPENTISISFSFEDGYRKVEIDS
- a CDS encoding response regulator; translated protein: MNKLKILWVDDEIEHLKPFVIFLTDKGYDVKTVSNGQDAVSLVVEEKFDLILLDEMMPGMDGLKTLQEIRKYNASLPIVMVTKSEEEGLMDNAIAGQIADYLIKPINPNQIIMAIKKIFQADEIRRNKIGEEYAKFSAQINQKLFSAPNWKDWTDIYQNICKWNLTLDEVNDPTLTQMLFLENMNCNAEFSNYIADKYGNWLKSDERPTLSFDLLSEKVIPLMESRKIVYFIVLDCMRLDQYYVIEPFLRELFDVKNDLYYSILPTATPYSRNSIFSGLLPNDIANNYPEYWTESSDLDNSRNRNEHQLLEAHLNDMGYDLEKSKYIKIFNIDEGNFVLRKIESWHNEKLVVLVYNFLDLLAHHRSKNQILKEAIPDESALRAFTKHWFLHSNLYDALKLIKKQGATVVITTDHGSIRVNRASQIVGDKDTTTTIRYKQGRNLSFKEKHAFIMKNPEEYGLPSRNIVDNYVFAKEDYYFVYPNMFHQYQKQFNGTFQHGGISMEEMILPISICNPK